A region of the Anolis carolinensis isolate JA03-04 chromosome 1, rAnoCar3.1.pri, whole genome shotgun sequence genome:
CAAATTTCACACTAGCAtagaatctatatctatatctatatctatctatatctacatctctatctctatctctatctctatctctatctctatctatatctatatctatatcaatatatataataaaagtcagtgtttgtatgtatcagcgttttgattggcctggcggaatatgggtcagctttctgattggccggccggaatatggcccagctttctgattggcctccactttcacaggccactgggacccctgaggcaaaaactactaccaactggctttgttcagcctacttctctcctcagaacgacgctagctttggtacagttaacagccttcggcctacacttttgtaatcaaaaaaaccactgccaccaccaggaaggccggacctggaccaaacttgacacacataatccctacgacccatgaacccactgacaatggatctggaccacatagacccaacatgcccaactgtgcatattGATAATTAAAAACTTTGGGtgctaggaattacagttcactcacacattcacagcattctgaatccaactaacgatggaaaataattatgttttaatgcttccttttaaacaatggttgcgggtatgtttatgaaaacttctaccccctcacctcatcCCCCTTCAGTGCTTCTACTGACATGTCTgggcctttgcaggctgctaggccctgctaggccgcaaaggagggggccatcttgcctcctcacgATTGCTCCAAAGATGGCAGCTTCTGCCTGGGCCATTGCCAGAACTGTCCTTCTACAAGGTAAGACAGTACTTTCCACAACAGACTGAAGAGAAAATtcactatctttttaatctttgctgtcattatgaacacttttatccccccccccccaccttacccacccaccactgggcgctttggcccctctgctgacatgtttaaggccttccaggctggccccatgctACTAGGCCCAAAAGGGGATGCCgttttgcctcagctttcaacttctttgtaaggccctactttcttcaaaagacagcagagaacatcgttattatctttttaatgatgccttttcatgcttatgaacacttctagcccccaaagccccaatccaagccgccttggatcattttgctaacacgtttcaggccttgcaggctGGCTCCAttctgctaggccgcaaaagagggggccatcttccctgttccacatggttccaaacagagcagcttttgcctgtgtcttttggatacagcactctccttcaacaaggtaaggcggcagtacgtaaataggttgatcttgggctgatgggaGTAGctccacatcaagtaggaaataaggtaccacttataaagtggggaggcaaatttaactaatttacaatgttggaatgaggaagtgccgtcagagtggatgatgaagcagctgttctcccctgtggccagaatcgaacatcccctcaggagaaggttaaattgcctctgcgtctatctctgtctcggttctgtgtgtatacgggcattgaatgtttgctctatatgtgtataatgtgatctgtttatatatatataaatggttctgtttatatggttatgcatttcctaataactttattcttaaatccaaaatccaacaatggctatttctaatatatatatatccttaccaaatgaacccaggcaacatcaggtacttaggcaacattatttgtttatttacggtatttatattccgcccttttcaccccgaaggggattcagggcggatcacattatatacatatagggctaacattcaatgcccatatacacatagaaccgagagatcatccactgtgatggcacttcctcattccaacgtcataaattagttaaatttgcctccccactttataagtggtaccttatttcctacttgatagtgttgtcgaccgcgtttcgggggatcgggcccttaaggagagacccgacccggtcctgagggaacggaccttggcgaagccaaaaggagaatataagccgcaatacaacctgaagccgaaatgaagaaggtccgccaaagttgaaggaaaattccgccaaggagtctttattgagcgattcagctgaaaaggactctagtagtgatcattcagtctactagggtaccatataatcaaaataaagccatatttatacaaagtttcagtctgacagccctttgaatttcccgccccgctcccccgcccatctgatcgctgataggctagaaggttgaacgaggcgggctttcgtttcccgccttgctctgttggcccaatagggagctgctttttgtccccactcgagcaaatcaggaaggagaaggcgggagttattgaaacaatgaagtgacagggcaggaaagatcggattaattcctgccagaccaatttctaaaggaattaatggcagcaatcaaagaatgtccgggtttctgtcacgtatacagattttagatatgccttggggtgtcaggggtggaagtggtgatgggtggtgatgagccataattgacaggctccacagggcgccttcctgaggtgtcctggaatttccttaggatgagatatgacaatgtttgccttgggggcgaatcacctttaggacaacactccgaattcggcgactcaagccttatattgtccatgcaatctgaattagattgggttaagcggtggcagattatccttttgtttttgggaagggaagcctgggttatAGGAAAtgagataagttctggggttcaggttgagttcaaaatattccctatttgatttgatgacttgacaattatatgaaataaaatgaaaaataaaataaagttggaatataaaccgtgctgggaaaaatacatattttccggggatcccaaagagtacaaatacatataggcagatagataggttTCATGGAAATATGGGAGAATctataaaggtgggttacattgcataaaggggaatcaggaatgatataaacaattgaaaacatttgataagaacgaggttcacaacatctggggaacccaatatggaagttcataaaaagtggagttttaggagcatgattttacaattcatgaaattAGCCCAacaattagaaattcatacaacagtgattcatgagggtgtccaggtacatagaatatgaaaattcacggatacattgggaaaagagttcatctgtggtggaaggaattcatagaaatagcatgggggagaggtacatgtgggttgcagtctttggaagtataggatttcataagttcaggagtaggtctggggaagagtgttcttctcattcataaaattatgaaggtgtaaatgaaacgtggagggcgcccgaccaggcaccctcctggcagctgtagagagggtgaaggtccttggagaactatgtctccccagcgggagagcgatcccccatccacagtttacagaaaggggccagtgatctcttaaaaaaaaccatcccgcgggtcgcggggagaggaaagtccgggataaggctggaagagagcagtctggcttgaaaagagcaatcggttccgtttgacaatcagctgatgaggtgccgagaactggaccgattttggttccgctggtggtccttgagtcaggagccttaggaagggttaggactaaaagaggagtgtgccaggggtaattttgataaagatatgagccaatttgtatcgcccgccgtattaatctatggcggaggagcctcagccagagttaaagggacggacgggttagatagagagagagagattacgtgcaaaagaaggagtcagggaaagacacaaaataaccaggtagagagtgttactattaaaaatgaatgctacttttattgggggatttgttacataattcagggaaagggaaagtgaaggaaaaaaaaagatcttttaataatagtctgctgcggtcccgctccgttcctttggtgatggatctgcggaactctccgctgcgggttcaaatcaatttgaaagctggcgcctCGGTCAtcaatagatgcaactatctttcgggttgctaggtcagcaacgagcaggggctattttttttaattgacagtactcaccccgccacgggatggcctccaacacatgacctcatggtcagagtgatttattgcagcaggctgctcaccagcctgcgccacaggatgttatggatgttgtccatctacaaccttatgcattttattaatgggataattcattttaaaaaaattaaaatcccctttcaaataacccgggcgtcgccaggtacccaaccaggtatatagtaataaaagtcagtgtttgtgggtatgtatgtttgtatgtaagtatgtatgtatgtggcgaTGTATACTTCCGCCCTGGGCTCTGActaccacagaccactgcaaccccccacaaaagatgcatctggagctgtttggacaaggatggaccacggacgaaggaatttgcagtaccatcacctgctttacagaccacacaacccccaccaatgacagactagGACCAAGCTTGAAACACAAACTCCCTATCACTTTCAACCCTGGAGAATTTGGTGAAGaatggaacatggatgataggatctgaagtatcttcacccacatccagagactattcctaaccccctcagtcatgtatctgtaccaaagatggcacagacccccatgactcttcttatatactgctgaggtttttgggaggatttccagtaccttcagtcccatccagaaactactgcaaaccccatcggccatagatctgcatcaatgggcccattcataatatcgaaaacaactcaatgcccgctactaataacccgggcaccgccggggccccaagctaatctatatatataataaaagtgaatttttgtatgtgtgtatgtatcagcgttttgattggcctggcggaatatgtgctcgcgttttgattggcctggcggaatatgggccagctttctgattggccggccggaatatgggccagctttctgattggcctccactttcacaggccactgggacccctgaggcaaaaactactaccaagcaggcttcgttcggcctactctctctcctcagaacgatgctagttTTGGTACAGTTAACAtccttcggcctacacttttgtaatcaaaaacACCACTGGCACCACCAGGAAGGCtgaaactggaccaaacttgacacacatcacccctagGACCCAGGAACCAACTGACAACGGATCTGTACCAAatacacccaacatggccaactgtacataCTGATAATAAAACACTTTACATTTACATTACTATATCTACTTTCCACAACAGACTGAAGAGATAAAAAGACTATCTTTTTAATGATGCCTTTTCATGCTTATGAACATTTCTAGcccacagaccccccccccccccaattactgCCCTCTTCAACCTTTCTGCTGACATATTTTAGGCCTTGCAGGCTGGCTCCTCCCTCCTAGGCCCCAGAGGACGACGCCATCTTCCCTGTTATACATTCTTCCACAGAAGGCAGCTTCTGACAGGGTCATTGATACAGAACTGTCCTTCTACAAGGTAAGGACCTACTTTTTTCAAATGACAGCAcacaacattgttattatctttttaatgatgccttttcatgcttatgaacacttctagcccccaaagcccccatCCTGGCCTCCTTTGATCCTTCTGCCACATACTTCCAGGCCATGCAGGCTggctttctcctcctaggccccaaagaggaggccatcttccctgttcaacGTTGTTCTACAGAAGCCAGCTTTTGCCTGGGTCTTTTGGATGCAGCACTTTCCTTCTACAAGGTAAGACAGTACTTTTCACAACAGACCgaagagaacattgttattatctttttaattatACCTTttcatgcttatgaacacttcagGTCTTACAAGCTATCCCAAGACTGTTAGGTGGCACACCAGCCCACCCTCTCCCCAGTTCAATGTTTTTTCAAATAAGGTGGCTTCTTCCAGGATAATTTGGACGTAGCACTGTACCTACACAAGGCAAGACCCTATTTTATTCAAGACAAAGGCTAACatcattattatctttttaatgttGCCTTCTTAACAACAAGATGGGGTTTGACAGAGTACTTCTCCCCATTTGACTTCTTCTCATTCCCCCCTCCATATTAtgcagtatatatatatgtgtgtatgtgtgtgtgtgtgtctgtgtgtgtgtttatgaagAGTTCTAACCACCATCCACCTCCTTTTACCCTtctgctgaacaatttcaggtcTTGCAAGCTATCCCGAGACTGTTAGGCCACACAACAGCCCGCCGTCTTCCCAGTTCAACATTGTTCCAAATAAGACAACTTCTACCAGAATAATTTGAAAACAGCATTGTCCCTACACAAGGTAAGGTCCTATTTTATTCTAAAGATAAAAGGGaaaataattattatctttttaatgttTCCTTTTAAACAATAAGATGGGGTTTGACAGACTATTCCTCCCACTTTgaatcctttccttttcttttcagtaCAAATATCAAATGGAAGGTATGTCTGtgacagaaaagaaaaagaaagaatatgaatgaatatacacacaaatatggaAATGTCAAAGATACGGTGtctgtgtatgcgtgtgtgtgtgtgtatgcaaggCACACTGTGTGTATTTATGAAAAGCTCTACCCCCCACGCCTCCATTGACCCTTCCGCTTAATCCTTTCAGACCTTGCAAGCTGTCTTGGGCCAGTTATGCTGCACAACTGTTCATCCTCCTCCTGATTCAACATAGTTCCAAAAAGGGCAATTTTATCCAGGATCATTTGGAAACAGCATTGTCCCTCACCAAGGTAAGGTACTGCTTTATTCAAAAGACAATAGAGACCATAATTATTAGGGATATTTTCAGTTGTGTGCATTGTTATAAGTTATTCCCTGAAGCCCAAATCCAAAAAATCTTACTCCTTTCTGTTTTACACTGCTAAATAATAGTGTTTCTTTTATCAGGAGTGGTACCTTCAAAATGTCTCAAAAAAGGAAATCTACCATAGGAAAAATCCCACCAAAAGCAAAAAAGGGAAAATTCCACCAAGCAAATGAGTCAACTGACTGTCGACTTGATAATAACCAGGAAACAGCTAATGCATCAAGGATTGCAGAGACTCCAGAACAGCGTCAGGCCAAGCTTcaacaaaagagagaaaaggccAGAGCATCCAGAGCAGCACAGACTCCAGAACAGCGTCAGGCCAGACTTGCAGCAATGAAAGAAAGAGCCTCTATGTTAAGAGGAGCAGAGACTCCAGAACAGCGTCAGGCCAGGCTCCAACAAAAACGAGAGAAGGCCAGGGCATccacagcagcagagactccagaacAGTGTCAGGCCAGACTTGGGGTAATGAAAGAAAGAGCCTCTACATCAAGAGGAGCAGAGACTCCAGAACAGTGTCAGGCCAGGCTTGCAGTAATGAAAGAAAGACCCTCTACGTCaagagcagcagagactccagaacAGCGTCAGGCCAGACTTCGAGTAAAGCAAGAAAAAGCCTCTACGTCaagagcagcagagactccagaacAGCGTCAGGTCAGACTTGGAGCAATGCAAGAAAGAGCCTCTATATCAAGAGCAACAGAGACTCCAGAACAGCATAATGCCCGACTTCAAGAAATCAGGGATAAAGTCACTACAACAAGGAAAGGAAACCATTCAAATTTGTTGCTTGAAGGTTTTCACTATAATCCTCATAAGGACTATGATCAATATCCAAATGTTATTATTGGACAAATGAATCAAATATGTAGGTATTGTCATGCCAAGAAATTTAAAATGGAGCCACCGGGGTTGTGCTGTAAGAGTGGAAAAGTTGCACTGCCACCTTTAGAACAACCACCAGATGAACTTCTTTCTTATATGTCTGGAAGTACTTCAGAATCAAAACATTTCTTACAGAACATAAGAAGATACAATTCATGCTTTCAAATGACATCGTTTGGTACCACCTCTGTTGTTGAAGAAAGGAGCTTCCCAACAACTTTCAGAGTGCAAGGTCAAGTCTACCACACGGCAGGATCTATGATGCCTTTACCCGATCAAAGCCCCAAGTTTTTACAAATTTTCTTTATGGGGGATGACCAACTAGAAACAGATCAACGATGCCATTACATTCCTGATGTCAGACGTGATATTGTCTTGATCCTACAGCAGATGTTTCATCAACACAACCACATAATTAACACATTCAAAACAGCCCTAGAACGTATGCCAACAGATGAATACAGAGTAGTTATTAGAGCTGATAAAAAGCCAGTGGGAGAACATGAACGTCGCTTCAATGCTCCTCAAACAAACGAAGTTGCAATCGTCATATCAGGTGATGAATTTGATCAACGTGACATCATCATCCAAAGGCGCAGTAATTCACTACAGCGCATACCAGAAACACATCGATGGTATGATGCACTTCAATACCCACTGATATTTTGGCAGGGTGAAGATGGTTATCACTTCAACATTAAGCTAATCAACCCAACTTCAGGCATACCAACTAACAAAAAAGTCTCAGCAATGGACTACTATGCATACAGAATAATGATTAGAAGTCATGTTCCtaatcatattttaaattgtcAGCAACTATTTCATCAATTTATTGTTGATATGTATGCAAAGATTGAAACTGAGCGTCTTCTCTTCATATGCCAAAATCAAAAGAAACTTCGAGTGGACAAATACATCCACTTAAGGGATACTGTCTCCAATGATAGAAGTGTTGATAACATTGGGCAAATGGTCATTCTACTTGCTACATTCACAGGAAGCCCAAGACACATGCACGAATATGCTCAAGATGGCATGACATATGTGAGATCTTATGAACGCCCTGACTTATTTATTACTTTCACGTGTAATCCCTCTTGGTCAGACATAAAAGAAGAACTTTTATTCAGACAGACACCCAGCGATTGTCATGATTTAATAGCAAGAGtgttcaaacaaaaacaaatgaagttAATCAATGTAATAAATAAGAGCCATGTATTTGGAGAAACACGGTGCTGTCTGTACTCAATCGAATGGCAGAAACGAGGACTTCCACATCCCCATAATCTAATTTGTCTAAAAGAAAAAATTAATCCAACTGACATAGACAATGTTATATCTGCAGAATTCCCAAATCCATCTGAAGACCCTAGCCTCTATTCAGTGGTGACCAAAAATATGATTCATGGTCCATGTGGAAACCTTAATATGAATGCACCGTGTATGAAGGAAGGAAAGTGCAGCAAGAAGTATCCCAGACAATTGGTTACAGACACACAAACAGGACACGACGGTTATCTTCTCTATAGAAGACGAGCAACATCAGATGGTGGCTTCACGGCAAAACTCAAGATTAGAGGCAAGACAGAAGTAGAAGTGGACAACAGATGGGTTGTTCCATATTCTCCACTCCTTTCTAAAATGTTTCAAGCACATATTAATGTTGAATACTGCAACTCAATAAAGTCCATTAAGTACATCTGTAAATATGTGAACAAGGGAAGTGACATGGCTGTTTTTGGACTCACTAATGAAAACAGAAATGATGAAGTCCCTCAATACCAGCTGGGAAGATATATCAGCAGTAATGAAGCAGTTTGGCGGATTTTCAGCTTTCCGATCAATGAACGCCATCCAACCATTGTTCACCTTAGTGTGCATTTAGAGAATGGCCAAAGAGTCTACTTTACAAGAGATAATGCTGAGACAGTTGCTGCCGAACCACCAAATACCACCTTGACAGCATTCTTTCAGTTGTGTCAACAGGATTTGTTTGCAAGAACACTGCTATATCCTGAAGTTCCAAAATATTACACATGGAACGCA
Encoded here:
- the LOC134293583 gene encoding uncharacterized protein LOC134293583 — translated: MSQKRKSTIGKIPPKAKKGKFHQANESTDCRLDNNQETANASRIAETPEQRQAKLQQKREKARASRAAQTPEQRQARLAAMKERASMLRGAETPEQRQARLQQKREKARASTAAETPEQCQARLGVMKERASTSRGAETPEQCQARLAVMKERPSTSRAAETPEQRQARLRVKQEKASTSRAAETPEQRQVRLGAMQERASISRATETPEQHNARLQEIRDKVTTTRKGNHSNLLLEGFHYNPHKDYDQYPNVIIGQMNQICRYCHAKKFKMEPPGLCCKSGKVALPPLEQPPDELLSYMSGSTSESKHFLQNIRRYNSCFQMTSFGTTSVVEERSFPTTFRVQGQVYHTAGSMMPLPDQSPKFLQIFFMGDDQLETDQRCHYIPDVRRDIVLILQQMFHQHNHIINTFKTALERMPTDEYRVVIRADKKPVGEHERRFNAPQTNEVAIVISGDEFDQRDIIIQRRSNSLQRIPETHRWYDALQYPLIFWQGEDGYHFNIKLINPTSGIPTNKKVSAMDYYAYRIMIRSHVPNHILNCQQLFHQFIVDMYAKIETERLLFICQNQKKLRVDKYIHLRDTVSNDRSVDNIGQMVILLATFTGSPRHMHEYAQDGMTYVRSYERPDLFITFTCNPSWSDIKEELLFRQTPSDCHDLIARVFKQKQMKLINVINKSHVFGETRCCLYSIEWQKRGLPHPHNLICLKEKINPTDIDNVISAEFPNPSEDPSLYSVVTKNMIHGPCGNLNMNAPCMKEGKCSKKYPRQLVTDTQTGHDGYLLYRRRATSDGGFTAKLKIRGKTEVEVDNRWVVPYSPLLSKMFQAHINVEYCNSIKSIKYICKYVNKGSDMAVFGLTNENRNDEVPQYQLGRYISSNEAVWRIFSFPINERHPTIVHLSVHLENGQRVYFTRDNAETVAAEPPNTTLTAFFQLCQQDLFARTLLYPEVPKYYTWNASRKVFSKRKQGMSVSGHDAVASEALGRVYTVHPNNAECFFLRILLHTVRGPMSFAFLKTVNGEVCNTFREACQKLGLLEDDQH